A portion of the Lolium rigidum isolate FL_2022 chromosome 1, APGP_CSIRO_Lrig_0.1, whole genome shotgun sequence genome contains these proteins:
- the LOC124655346 gene encoding auxin-induced protein 15A-like, whose protein sequence is MAGKLYQLMSRLHMARSRSSSAADVPRGHFAVYVGEQRRRFVIPTACLRNPSFLVLLKRVEEEFGFDHPAAGGLTIPCSEGDFADIVGSAAVDHH, encoded by the coding sequence ATGGCGGGGAAACTCTACCAGCTCATGTCAAGGCTGCACATGGCGAGGAGCCGTTCATCCTCTGCGGCGGACGTGCCGAGAGGGCACTTCGCGGTGTACGTCGGGGAGCAGCGGAGGCGGTTCGTGATCCCGACGGCGTGCCTGAGGAATCCGTCCTTCCTGGTGCTCCTCAAGAGGGTGGAGGAAGAGTTCGGCTTCGACCACCCTGCCGCCGGCGGCCTCACCATCCCCTGTTCGGAGGGCGACTTCGCCGACATCGTCGGCTCCGCAGCGGTGGATCACCACTAG
- the LOC124655356 gene encoding auxin-induced protein 15A-like yields MAGKLYQLMSRLHMARSRSSSAADVPRGHFAVYVGEQRRRFVIPTAYLRNPSFLVLLKRVEEEFGFDHPAAGGLTIPCSEGDFADIVGSAAVDHH; encoded by the coding sequence ATGGCGGGGAAACTCTACCAGCTCATGTCAAGGCTGCACATGGCGAGGAGCCGGTCATCCTCTGCGGCGGACGTGCCGAGAGGGCACTTCGCGGTGTACGTCGGGGAGCAGCGGAGGCGGTTCGTGATCCCGACGGCGTACCTGAGGAACCCGTCCTTCCTCGTGCTGCTCAAGAGGGTGGAGGAAGAGTTCGGCTTTGACCACCCTGCCGCCGGCGGCCTCACCATCCCCTGTTCGGAGGGCGACTTCGCCGACATCGTCGGCTCCGCAGCGGTGGATCACCACTAG